Proteins co-encoded in one Cytophaga hutchinsonii ATCC 33406 genomic window:
- the ftsZ gene encoding cell division protein FtsZ, translating into MYKFDLPSHHKSIIKVIGVGGGGSNAVNHMYSQGIKDVEFIVCNTDVQALSGSPIPNKLQIGIGLTDGLGAGANPERGKNAAIESKEEIRELLSNNTKMVFITAGMGGGTGTGAAPIIAKLAKELDIVTVGIVTAPFGFEGKKKILQAEQGIEELRMYCDTVLVILNDRLRDIYGNLSIREAFAKADNILTTAAKSIAEIITVTSDVNVDFEDVKTVMKDSGAAVMGSGIASGEGRGTRAVEEALSSPLLNNTDITGAKKILLSIMYGPDAELRMDELSEIADYIEARAGLDQDTIWGQGVDPELGDSIRVTVIATGFEPNKMTANNKADKEVKKFYDLETSKQITIFDAIDEKKSVDSKVELKEDSYPKNSIENTSMDTVSTTNHSSDVVEPTETYSFEFTSVQKNPVEETVSNDFTDETEFVFEIKDTKPDSVSAQTPESLMAEEQRKKLIQQSQERIKRLKSLNSNPNIPHEQFKDMLDRPAFERKNVNLKDHPHSSDRNISRFNLNDDNEILGNNKFLHDNVD; encoded by the coding sequence ATGTATAAGTTTGATTTGCCAAGTCATCACAAATCCATCATCAAGGTTATTGGTGTTGGAGGCGGCGGGAGTAACGCCGTAAATCATATGTATAGCCAAGGCATCAAAGATGTTGAGTTCATCGTGTGTAACACAGATGTACAGGCATTAAGTGGCAGCCCCATACCGAACAAATTGCAGATTGGCATTGGCTTGACCGATGGTTTAGGTGCAGGCGCTAACCCGGAAAGAGGGAAGAACGCAGCCATTGAAAGCAAAGAAGAAATCAGAGAGTTGCTGAGTAACAATACAAAGATGGTTTTCATTACTGCCGGAATGGGCGGTGGTACCGGAACCGGTGCAGCTCCGATTATTGCAAAACTTGCAAAGGAACTGGATATTGTTACTGTTGGTATCGTTACGGCTCCGTTTGGTTTTGAAGGCAAAAAGAAAATATTGCAGGCCGAACAGGGAATTGAAGAGCTGAGAATGTACTGCGATACCGTTCTTGTGATTCTAAACGATCGCTTGCGTGACATCTATGGCAACCTTTCCATCCGCGAAGCATTTGCTAAAGCAGATAATATCTTAACAACAGCTGCAAAAAGTATTGCAGAAATCATCACGGTTACCAGCGATGTAAACGTGGATTTTGAAGATGTTAAAACAGTAATGAAAGATTCAGGAGCTGCTGTAATGGGCTCTGGTATTGCAAGCGGAGAGGGCAGAGGAACACGTGCCGTTGAAGAAGCATTATCTTCTCCGTTATTGAACAACACAGATATCACCGGTGCTAAAAAGATCCTGTTATCTATTATGTATGGTCCGGATGCGGAACTCCGTATGGATGAATTATCTGAAATCGCTGATTACATTGAAGCACGCGCAGGCCTTGATCAGGATACAATCTGGGGTCAGGGGGTTGATCCGGAATTGGGTGACAGTATTCGTGTAACCGTTATTGCTACTGGCTTTGAGCCAAACAAAATGACGGCAAATAATAAAGCGGACAAAGAAGTAAAAAAGTTCTATGATCTGGAAACTTCTAAACAGATCACCATATTTGATGCTATTGATGAGAAAAAATCGGTTGATTCGAAAGTAGAGTTGAAAGAAGATTCGTATCCGAAAAATTCAATAGAAAATACTTCAATGGATACTGTATCTACAACAAATCACTCCAGTGATGTGGTTGAACCAACAGAAACATATTCATTTGAATTTACATCGGTTCAGAAAAATCCGGTTGAAGAAACTGTTTCAAATGATTTTACAGACGAAACAGAATTTGTATTTGAAATTAAAGATACAAAGCCGGATTCGGTTTCAGCACAAACGCCTGAAAGCCTGATGGCAGAAGAACAGCGTAAAAAGCTTATTCAGCAATCTCAGGAACGTATCAAGCGTTTAAAAAGCCTGAACAGCAATCCGAACATTCCACACGAACAGTTTAAAGATATGCTGGATAGACCTGCGTTTGAGCGTAAGAATGTAAATCTGAAAGATCATCCGCATTCATCTGATCGTAATATTTCCAGATTCAATCTGAATGATGATAATGAAATTTTAGGAAACAATAAATTCCTGCATGATAACGTAGATTAG
- a CDS encoding response regulator transcription factor — translation MKLLLIEDEKELRQSIISYLSHEGYVCEVARTFAEGQEKINSYEYDCFIVDLMMPGGSGLDLIQEIKSKNIKGGIIIISAKNTLEDRIKGLDLGSDDYLTKPFHLSELNARLKSIVRRRQFDGNKDIIFNEIRLIPENHEVFVNDTRVTLTGKEFELLLFFISNKGRVLPKDSIAEHIWGDHMDQSNSFDFIYTHIKNMRRKLVDAGCKDYLTTVYGIGYKFQTE, via the coding sequence ATGAAACTTTTATTAATTGAAGACGAAAAGGAATTAAGACAATCCATCATCAGTTACTTATCTCACGAAGGCTATGTGTGCGAAGTTGCGCGTACCTTTGCAGAAGGGCAGGAGAAGATAAACTCCTATGAGTATGATTGTTTTATTGTAGATTTAATGATGCCGGGCGGCAGCGGACTTGATTTGATTCAGGAAATCAAGAGTAAAAATATCAAAGGCGGCATTATTATTATTTCTGCTAAAAATACCCTTGAAGACCGTATTAAAGGGCTCGATCTTGGTTCAGATGATTATCTGACCAAACCCTTCCATCTTTCAGAATTAAATGCCCGGTTAAAATCCATTGTGCGCAGAAGACAATTTGATGGAAATAAAGATATTATTTTTAACGAAATCCGTCTGATTCCGGAAAATCATGAAGTATTTGTAAACGATACACGCGTAACGCTTACCGGAAAAGAATTTGAACTGCTGTTGTTTTTTATTTCGAACAAAGGCCGTGTGTTACCTAAAGATTCTATAGCGGAGCATATCTGGGGCGATCACATGGATCAAAGCAATTCTTTTGACTTTATCTACACGCACATTAAAAACATGCGCAGAAAATTAGTTGATGCAGGCTGTAAAGATTATTTAACCACCGTATACGGCATCGGTTATAAATTTCAGACAGAATGA
- a CDS encoding NADPH-dependent FMN reductase produces the protein MISVIACTNRPNSNSSKIARYYIKLLEDQGIVATLIDLNELPESYLFSALYHNQGKDLIFNAMKAKIAASEKFVFVVPEYNGSFPGVLKAFIDGLDYPASFKNKKGALLGLSSGVMGGSLALSHLTDILNYLGMHVLASKPRITRVEKTFIDGEINDPFLRDLILLQVKDLLNF, from the coding sequence ATGATTAGTGTTATTGCGTGTACAAACAGGCCCAATTCAAACTCATCGAAGATTGCCAGATATTATATTAAACTACTCGAAGATCAGGGTATCGTAGCAACGTTAATTGATTTAAATGAATTACCTGAATCATACCTTTTCAGTGCATTGTACCACAACCAGGGAAAGGATTTGATTTTCAATGCTATGAAAGCCAAGATTGCAGCTTCTGAAAAATTTGTATTTGTTGTTCCGGAGTATAACGGCTCTTTTCCGGGTGTATTAAAAGCATTTATTGACGGCCTGGATTATCCGGCAAGTTTCAAAAATAAAAAAGGTGCGCTGCTTGGCCTTTCATCAGGGGTGATGGGCGGCAGCCTTGCTCTAAGCCATTTAACAGACATCCTGAATTATCTGGGCATGCATGTATTGGCCTCCAAACCAAGAATCACACGGGTTGAAAAAACATTTATAGATGGTGAAATCAATGATCCGTTTTTACGTGATTTGATTTTACTCCAGGTAAAAGATCTGTTAAACTTTTAA
- a CDS encoding sensor histidine kinase, with product MKLTAKSSIYYLIYTLFIFTIGTVLFYFLIRNVLFNAIDEALHQEKDQVIENLRYEKEFKEIQNSDFIEIIQVGKDSKVYDRFYTISIYNSKRKENIDYRELKSVYKHGDNFYEITIRQPLSEAESLINSILPIEVALFFGLIVGVLLINRFISNKIWQPFYDLVERLKNYDLVNIKIIPYYKSNVDEFDELSESVEKMTTRIYKDFNSQKEFNENSSHELQTPLAIIRNKLELLIQSKNLKDEDMVLIESVFYTINRLTQLNKGLILLSKIENNQYSELTRINIGQLLETLLISFEELINERNIIVQLNILKVIIIPANQILIETLFFNLISNAIKHNIEDAGTITITLSKDMLEISNTGNELPVEAERMFERFLKSSTSEMSVGLGLSIVKKICDLYKFKISYTCVNKIHTTRIEFSPPA from the coding sequence ATGAAATTAACAGCGAAAAGCTCAATTTATTATTTAATTTATACGTTATTTATTTTTACGATAGGTACGGTATTATTTTATTTTTTAATCCGTAATGTTCTTTTCAATGCAATTGATGAGGCCTTGCATCAGGAAAAAGATCAGGTAATTGAAAACCTGAGATATGAAAAAGAATTCAAGGAAATTCAGAACAGTGATTTTATCGAAATTATTCAGGTAGGGAAGGATAGTAAAGTATACGACCGGTTTTATACCATAAGTATATATAATTCTAAACGGAAAGAAAATATTGATTACAGAGAATTGAAAAGTGTCTACAAACACGGTGATAATTTTTATGAGATCACAATCAGGCAACCGCTTTCAGAGGCTGAATCCCTTATCAATTCTATTCTTCCGATTGAAGTGGCTTTGTTTTTCGGTTTAATTGTTGGAGTACTTTTAATTAACCGGTTTATTTCAAATAAAATCTGGCAGCCTTTTTATGATTTGGTTGAACGGTTAAAAAATTATGATCTGGTAAACATTAAAATCATTCCATATTACAAATCGAATGTGGATGAATTTGATGAATTGAGTGAGAGTGTAGAAAAAATGACTACCAGAATATATAAAGATTTTAACAGTCAGAAAGAGTTTAATGAAAATTCTTCACACGAACTGCAAACACCGTTAGCCATTATCCGCAATAAGTTAGAACTACTGATCCAATCTAAAAACCTGAAAGATGAAGACATGGTTCTGATTGAATCTGTTTTCTATACCATCAACCGGCTTACCCAGTTGAATAAGGGCTTGATCTTACTTTCTAAAATTGAAAATAATCAATACAGTGAGCTGACCAGAATTAATATCGGGCAGCTGCTTGAAACACTTTTAATAAGTTTTGAAGAATTAATAAATGAACGCAACATTATCGTTCAGCTCAATATTTTAAAAGTAATCATCATACCGGCGAATCAGATTTTAATTGAGACCTTATTTTTCAACTTAATCTCAAACGCGATTAAGCATAACATTGAAGATGCCGGTACAATAACAATTACGCTTTCAAAAGATATGTTAGAAATCTCAAATACCGGAAACGAATTGCCGGTAGAAGCAGAACGTATGTTTGAACGGTTTTTAAAAAGCTCTACTTCCGAAATGTCTGTGGGTCTTGGCTTATCTATTGTCAAAAAAATATGCGATTTATATAAATTTAAAATATCGTATACCTGTGTGAATAAAATACATACAACCCGTATTGAATTTTCACCACCTGCCTGA